The DNA sequence AAAGATGGAAAAATAGAGAAATAGGAATGAGTCAGTGGATTGAATTCTGTATTAAAGATGAGGCAACTTGGGAGAATGTTAAAAAAAGATTAAATCCAGATTCTCCTTTAAGATATCCACAATATTATGATGACTGGAAAAGATGTGTAAAAAACAGAGATTATCCTCTTGGAGTAGGAGCAGGTTCATTTTATGGATGGGTAAGGAACTGGATGGGTGTTGAAAATTTATCAGTTATGTTTTATGATAACCCTTCACTCGTTAAAGAAATAATAAATTATATTGCTGATTTTGTTATAAGAGTGCTGGAAAAAGTTGTGAGTGAAGTAAAAATTGATTTTGCAAATATATGGGAGGACCTTGGAATGAAACAGGGACCTTTACTTTCACCAAAAACATTTGAAGAATTCTGCCTTCCTGCTTATAAAAAGGTTTGTTCATTTTTAAGAAGTCATGGTGTAGATGTAATTATGGTTGATTCAGACGGAAATAACGATGTAATAGTTCCTTTGTGGCTTGAGGGTGGTGTAAATATGCTTTATCCACTTGAAGTTGCAGCAAATACTGATGCAGTTGAATACAGAAAAAAATATGGAAAAAAATTGATTTTGATGGGAAATATAGATAAAAGAGCATTGAGAAATACAAAGAAAGAAGTAGAGGAAGAAGTAATGAAAAAAGTACCATTTCTTTTGAAAGAAGGAGGATATTTACCCTTTGTTGACCATGCAGTTCCACCTGATGTACCACTTGAAAATTTTAAATATTATCTTGAACTTGTTGGTAAAATATGGGCAGATATAAATAAATGAGAATTCTTTTGTATACAATAGTTGGACTTGCTCTTGGATGGTGGGAAGGAGTTGTTGTAGTATATATAAGAGAAATTCTTTTGAATATATCACCTGATTTAACAAAAATTACAATAAATCAACTTGTAAAACCGCTTTTTGTAACCCATAATAAATACAGTTTGCTTTTTATTGAAAAAACAAGAGAAATTACACCAATCATTATAATACTATGTATTTCAATTTTCAATGAAAAAAAATTTATCAGAAAATTTGCAGCATTTTTGTGGATTTTTGCCATCTGGGATTTATTTTATTATATTACACTTAAAATTTTGATTAACTGGCCTTCTTCTTTAAAAACAATAGATTGCCTCTTTTTAATTCCCTCTCCCTGGATTGCTCCTGTCTGGGTTCCTGTTTCTATAATGTTTATTTTCCTTTTTATTTCTGCTTACATCTTTAAAAATGTTAAGTAATTTTACTTCCTGGTGGAACATCCTCTTTATCTGTTGTCAGAATTGAAAGTTTATTATCAAACATTGTTGCAAGAAGCATACCTTTACTCTCAATTCCCCTGATTATTTTTGGTTCAAGATTGACAATAACAACTATTTTTTTGTTTATCAATTCTTCCTTTGTGTACCATGGTTTTATACCAGCAACCAATTTCCTTTTTTCATCTCCGATATCAACTGTT is a window from the bacterium genome containing:
- a CDS encoding uroporphyrinogen decarboxylase family protein gives rise to the protein MTYLERFKETVYFGKPDKPFMWPQWVFGDTVKRWQKEGMPPDVHFNTYFGFDRVEHVPINMGFIPAPEVKVIEEDKETATYIDDLGNKWKRWKNREIGMSQWIEFCIKDEATWENVKKRLNPDSPLRYPQYYDDWKRCVKNRDYPLGVGAGSFYGWVRNWMGVENLSVMFYDNPSLVKEIINYIADFVIRVLEKVVSEVKIDFANIWEDLGMKQGPLLSPKTFEEFCLPAYKKVCSFLRSHGVDVIMVDSDGNNDVIVPLWLEGGVNMLYPLEVAANTDAVEYRKKYGKKLILMGNIDKRALRNTKKEVEEEVMKKVPFLLKEGGYLPFVDHAVPPDVPLENFKYYLELVGKIWADINK